One stretch of Elephas maximus indicus isolate mEleMax1 chromosome 22, mEleMax1 primary haplotype, whole genome shotgun sequence DNA includes these proteins:
- the LRRC43 gene encoding leucine-rich repeat-containing protein 43 isoform X2, which yields MQAPPGTVSAAVREHLRQLCLKEFPCGTGSWVSMVDKGLLKFLKLEELVLSANRINEVKASNLPPTLKVLELYGNEITSVECLCAHPPPGLQHLGLGHNKLLGALESLYVTANHWPNLVSLDLGFNDLTDLQSMVDSLHTLRQLRLLVLQGNPLALVPYYRGLTVDTLSRLCVLDDITVSPNEKHQFRGLSINGDLLAHEAQLVVTIGNVRGVLDSSVLDPEPGPEGPFIAYSYYVTYDFVEDEEGGGSEYAGVLAEIVKPSSSTEILPEESPEEDIEEAEESVESGGMTESGELEGSVSVGGSAVLPRSVDSVEELAKLRPRIDPRLCPSPGTVLFSTVRKPWSDVIACDYEMQHTLRDLVPLKAFLLAGTTVTIVQEKILSWPLVAPPSESPSATKKGKPEKDKKGKDDKKGKDDKKGKDDKKGKDDKKGKGEKEASKEQKGPKKKKELPKELRQDPPILTVLGRGLVALESLLAGESLVSTVCNFGVVRTIESDKLTFARTLRKPTSCRAKTTTSPSRSRWRTVMLRRLGWLVLYSLAVPLLSCLLFFKKEAMLAGGPVASQPFWAPPGHRHSQCLPNHTVANASLSLPSRHRLFLTYRHCRNFSILLEPSGCAQDTFLLLAIKSQPGHVERRAAIRSTWGRAGGRRLKLVFLLGVAGPTPPAQLLAYESREFDDILQWDFVQDFFNLTLKELHLQRWVAAACPQAHLVLKGDDGIFVHIPNVLEFLDGWDPAQDLLVGDVICQALPNRNTKVKYFIPPSTYRARHYPPYAGGGGYVMSRATVWRLRAAVEEAELFPIDDVFVGMCLRKLGVSPTHHAGFKTFGIQRPLDPRLYRGLLLVHHLSPLEMRTMWALVTDEGLSCAAPLPQPRGTS from the exons gtGAGCATGGTGGACAAAGGCCTCCTGAAATTTCTGAAGCTTGAAGAGTTGGTATTGAGTGCCAACCGAATCAACGAGGTGAAAGCCAGCAATCTGCCCCCAACTCTTAAG GTGCTAGAGCTCTATGGCAACGAGATCACCAGTGTGGAGTGTCTGTGCGCCCACCCGCCCCCAGGCCTCCAGCACTTGGGTTTAGGCCACAACAAACTCCTGGGAGCCCTGGAAAGCCTATACGTCACCGCTAATCACTG GCCCAACCTTGTCTCCCTGGACCTGGGCTTCAATGACCTGACGGACCTGCAGAGCATGGTGGACAGCCTGCACACCCTCCGGCAGCTGCGGCTGCTGGTGCTGCAGGGGAACCCGTTGGCCCTGGTGCCCTACTACCGAGGCCTCACCGTCGACACCCTGTCTCGACTCTGCGTGCTCGACGACATCACTGTGTCTCCCAACGAGAAGCATCAGTTCCGGGGGCTCAGCATCAATGGGG ATCTCTTGGCCCATGAGGCACAGCTTGTGGTGACCATTGGGAATGTCAGAGGGGTCCTGGACTCCTCTGTGTTGGACCCGGAACCAGGGCCCGAAGGACCTTTTATCGCATACAGCTATTATGTGACCTACGACTTTGTGGAAGATGAAGAAGGTGGAGGAAGTGAATACGCCGGGGTGCTGGCGGAG ATCGTCAAGCCCTCGTCCAGCACAGAGATCCTGCCCGAGGAGTCTCCCGAGGAGGACATTGAAGAGGCCGAGGAGTCTGTGGAGTCAGGCGGGATGACCGAGTCTGGGGAGCTGGAGGGGTCGGTCTCCGTGGGAGGCTCGGCTGTCCTGCCGAGGTCGGTTGACTCAGTGGAGGAGCTGGCAAAGCTGCGGCCTCGCATTGATCCCCGGCTCTGCCCCTCCCCAGG GACAGTTCTCTTCAGCACGGTCCGCAAGCCCTGGAGCGACGTCATTGCCTGCGACTACGAGATGCAGCACACCCTGCGGGACCTGGTGCCACTCAAGGCCTTTCTGCTGGCAGGGACCACGGTGACCATTGTGCAGGAAAAG ATTCTCTCCTGGCCGCTTGTCGCTCCTCCCTCCGAGAGTCCCTCAGCAACCAAGAAAGGAAAGCCGGAGAAAGACAAGAAGGGCAAAGACGACAAGAAAGGCAAAGATGACAAGAAGGGCAAAGATGACAAGAAGGGCAAAGATGAcaagaaagggaaaggagagaaagaggctAGTAAG GAACAGAAGGGGCCCAAGAAGAAGAAGGAGCTTCCTAAGGAGCTCCGGCAAGACCCGCCCATTCTGACGGTGCTGGGCAGAGGCCTGGTGGCCCTGGAGTCCCTGCTGGCCGGGGAGTCACTGGTGTCCACTGTGTGCAACTTTGGTGTGGTCCGCACCATCGAATCGGACAAGCTGACGTTTGCCAGG ACGCTAAGAAAACCGACGTCCTGCCGAGCGAAGACAACCACCAGCCCGAGCCGCTCACGGTGGAG GACAGTCATGCTGCGCAGGCTGGGCTGGCTGGTCCTCTACAGCCTGGCGGTGCCGCTGCTCAGCTGCCTGCTCTTCTTCAAGAAGGAGGCTATGCTGGCGGGGGGCCCTGTGGCCAGCCAGCCCTTCTGGGCCCCCCCAGGACACCGCCACAGCCAGTGTCTGCCCAACCACACGGTGGCTAACGCCTCCCTGTCCCTGCCCAGTCGCCACCGCCTCTTCTTGACCTACCGCCACTGCCGCAACTTCTCCATCCTGCTGGAGCCTTCGGGCTGTGCCCAGGACACCTTCCTGCTCCTGGCCATCAAGTCGCAGCCTGGCCATGTGGAGCGGCGGGCAGCCATTCGAAGCACATGGGGTCGGGCTGGAGGCCGGCGGCTGAAGCTGGTGTTCCTCCTAGGAGTGGCGGGACCTACGCCCCCGGCCCAGCTGCTGGCCTATGAGAGCCGGGAGTTTGATGACATCCTGCAGTGGGACTTTGTGCAGGACTTCTTCAACCTGACGCTCAAGGAGCTGCACCTGCAGCGCTGGGTGGCGGCAGCCTGCCCCCAGGCCCACTTGGTGCTAAAGGGAGATGACGGTATCTTTGTCCATATCCCCAATGTGCTGGAGTTCCTGGACGGCTGGGACCCAGCCCAGGACCTCCTGGTGGGAGATGTCATCTGCCAGGCTCTGCCCAACAGGAACACCAAGGTCAAATACTTCATCCCACCCTCCACGTACAGAGCCCGCCACTACCCGCCCTATGCTGGGGGCGGAGGCTACGTCATGTCCAGAGCCACTGTGTGGCGCCTGCGAGCAGCCGTGGAGGAAGCTGAACTCTTTCCCATTGACGACGTCTTCGTGGGCATGTGCCTGAGGAAGTTGGGTGTCAGCCCCACACACCACGCTGGCTTCAAGACATTTGGGATACAGCGGCCCCTGGACCCCCGCCTGTACAGAGGGCTCCTGCTGGTACACCACCTCAGCCCCCTGGAGATGCGGACCATGTGGGCGCTGGTGACAGATGAGGGGCTCAGCTGTGCCgctcccctgccccagccccgAGGGACGAGTTGA
- the LRRC43 gene encoding leucine-rich repeat-containing protein 43 isoform X3 — protein sequence MVDSLHTLRQLRLLVLQGNPLALVPYYRGLTVDTLSRLCVLDDITVSPNEKHQFRGLSINGDLLAHEAQLVVTIGNVRGVLDSSVLDPEPGPEGPFIAYSYYVTYDFVEDEEGGGSEYAGVLAEIVKPSSSTEILPEESPEEDIEEAEESVESGGMTESGELEGSVSVGGSAVLPRSVDSVEELAKLRPRIDPRLCPSPGTVLFSTVRKPWSDVIACDYEMQHTLRDLVPLKAFLLAGTTVTIVQEKILSWPLVAPPSESPSATKKGKPEKDKKGKDDKKGKDDKKGKDDKKGKDDKKGKGEKEASKEQKGPKKKKELPKELRQDPPILTVLGRGLVALESLLAGESLVSTVCNFGVVRTIESDKLTFARTLRKPTSCRAKTTTSPSRSRWRTVMLRRLGWLVLYSLAVPLLSCLLFFKKEAMLAGGPVASQPFWAPPGHRHSQCLPNHTVANASLSLPSRHRLFLTYRHCRNFSILLEPSGCAQDTFLLLAIKSQPGHVERRAAIRSTWGRAGGRRLKLVFLLGVAGPTPPAQLLAYESREFDDILQWDFVQDFFNLTLKELHLQRWVAAACPQAHLVLKGDDGIFVHIPNVLEFLDGWDPAQDLLVGDVICQALPNRNTKVKYFIPPSTYRARHYPPYAGGGGYVMSRATVWRLRAAVEEAELFPIDDVFVGMCLRKLGVSPTHHAGFKTFGIQRPLDPRLYRGLLLVHHLSPLEMRTMWALVTDEGLSCAAPLPQPRGTS from the exons ATGGTGGACAGCCTGCACACCCTCCGGCAGCTGCGGCTGCTGGTGCTGCAGGGGAACCCGTTGGCCCTGGTGCCCTACTACCGAGGCCTCACCGTCGACACCCTGTCTCGACTCTGCGTGCTCGACGACATCACTGTGTCTCCCAACGAGAAGCATCAGTTCCGGGGGCTCAGCATCAATGGGG ATCTCTTGGCCCATGAGGCACAGCTTGTGGTGACCATTGGGAATGTCAGAGGGGTCCTGGACTCCTCTGTGTTGGACCCGGAACCAGGGCCCGAAGGACCTTTTATCGCATACAGCTATTATGTGACCTACGACTTTGTGGAAGATGAAGAAGGTGGAGGAAGTGAATACGCCGGGGTGCTGGCGGAG ATCGTCAAGCCCTCGTCCAGCACAGAGATCCTGCCCGAGGAGTCTCCCGAGGAGGACATTGAAGAGGCCGAGGAGTCTGTGGAGTCAGGCGGGATGACCGAGTCTGGGGAGCTGGAGGGGTCGGTCTCCGTGGGAGGCTCGGCTGTCCTGCCGAGGTCGGTTGACTCAGTGGAGGAGCTGGCAAAGCTGCGGCCTCGCATTGATCCCCGGCTCTGCCCCTCCCCAGG GACAGTTCTCTTCAGCACGGTCCGCAAGCCCTGGAGCGACGTCATTGCCTGCGACTACGAGATGCAGCACACCCTGCGGGACCTGGTGCCACTCAAGGCCTTTCTGCTGGCAGGGACCACGGTGACCATTGTGCAGGAAAAG ATTCTCTCCTGGCCGCTTGTCGCTCCTCCCTCCGAGAGTCCCTCAGCAACCAAGAAAGGAAAGCCGGAGAAAGACAAGAAGGGCAAAGACGACAAGAAAGGCAAAGATGACAAGAAGGGCAAAGATGACAAGAAGGGCAAAGATGAcaagaaagggaaaggagagaaagaggctAGTAAG GAACAGAAGGGGCCCAAGAAGAAGAAGGAGCTTCCTAAGGAGCTCCGGCAAGACCCGCCCATTCTGACGGTGCTGGGCAGAGGCCTGGTGGCCCTGGAGTCCCTGCTGGCCGGGGAGTCACTGGTGTCCACTGTGTGCAACTTTGGTGTGGTCCGCACCATCGAATCGGACAAGCTGACGTTTGCCAGG ACGCTAAGAAAACCGACGTCCTGCCGAGCGAAGACAACCACCAGCCCGAGCCGCTCACGGTGGAG GACAGTCATGCTGCGCAGGCTGGGCTGGCTGGTCCTCTACAGCCTGGCGGTGCCGCTGCTCAGCTGCCTGCTCTTCTTCAAGAAGGAGGCTATGCTGGCGGGGGGCCCTGTGGCCAGCCAGCCCTTCTGGGCCCCCCCAGGACACCGCCACAGCCAGTGTCTGCCCAACCACACGGTGGCTAACGCCTCCCTGTCCCTGCCCAGTCGCCACCGCCTCTTCTTGACCTACCGCCACTGCCGCAACTTCTCCATCCTGCTGGAGCCTTCGGGCTGTGCCCAGGACACCTTCCTGCTCCTGGCCATCAAGTCGCAGCCTGGCCATGTGGAGCGGCGGGCAGCCATTCGAAGCACATGGGGTCGGGCTGGAGGCCGGCGGCTGAAGCTGGTGTTCCTCCTAGGAGTGGCGGGACCTACGCCCCCGGCCCAGCTGCTGGCCTATGAGAGCCGGGAGTTTGATGACATCCTGCAGTGGGACTTTGTGCAGGACTTCTTCAACCTGACGCTCAAGGAGCTGCACCTGCAGCGCTGGGTGGCGGCAGCCTGCCCCCAGGCCCACTTGGTGCTAAAGGGAGATGACGGTATCTTTGTCCATATCCCCAATGTGCTGGAGTTCCTGGACGGCTGGGACCCAGCCCAGGACCTCCTGGTGGGAGATGTCATCTGCCAGGCTCTGCCCAACAGGAACACCAAGGTCAAATACTTCATCCCACCCTCCACGTACAGAGCCCGCCACTACCCGCCCTATGCTGGGGGCGGAGGCTACGTCATGTCCAGAGCCACTGTGTGGCGCCTGCGAGCAGCCGTGGAGGAAGCTGAACTCTTTCCCATTGACGACGTCTTCGTGGGCATGTGCCTGAGGAAGTTGGGTGTCAGCCCCACACACCACGCTGGCTTCAAGACATTTGGGATACAGCGGCCCCTGGACCCCCGCCTGTACAGAGGGCTCCTGCTGGTACACCACCTCAGCCCCCTGGAGATGCGGACCATGTGGGCGCTGGTGACAGATGAGGGGCTCAGCTGTGCCgctcccctgccccagccccgAGGGACGAGTTGA
- the LRRC43 gene encoding leucine-rich repeat-containing protein 43 isoform X5, which translates to MQHTLRDLVPLKAFLLAGTTVTIVQEKILSWPLVAPPSESPSATKKGKPEKDKKGKDDKKGKDDKKGKDDKKGKDDKKGKGEKEASKEQKGPKKKKELPKELRQDPPILTVLGRGLVALESLLAGESLVSTVCNFGVVRTIESDKLTFARTLRKPTSCRAKTTTSPSRSRWRTVMLRRLGWLVLYSLAVPLLSCLLFFKKEAMLAGGPVASQPFWAPPGHRHSQCLPNHTVANASLSLPSRHRLFLTYRHCRNFSILLEPSGCAQDTFLLLAIKSQPGHVERRAAIRSTWGRAGGRRLKLVFLLGVAGPTPPAQLLAYESREFDDILQWDFVQDFFNLTLKELHLQRWVAAACPQAHLVLKGDDGIFVHIPNVLEFLDGWDPAQDLLVGDVICQALPNRNTKVKYFIPPSTYRARHYPPYAGGGGYVMSRATVWRLRAAVEEAELFPIDDVFVGMCLRKLGVSPTHHAGFKTFGIQRPLDPRLYRGLLLVHHLSPLEMRTMWALVTDEGLSCAAPLPQPRGTS; encoded by the exons ATGCAGCACACCCTGCGGGACCTGGTGCCACTCAAGGCCTTTCTGCTGGCAGGGACCACGGTGACCATTGTGCAGGAAAAG ATTCTCTCCTGGCCGCTTGTCGCTCCTCCCTCCGAGAGTCCCTCAGCAACCAAGAAAGGAAAGCCGGAGAAAGACAAGAAGGGCAAAGACGACAAGAAAGGCAAAGATGACAAGAAGGGCAAAGATGACAAGAAGGGCAAAGATGAcaagaaagggaaaggagagaaagaggctAGTAAG GAACAGAAGGGGCCCAAGAAGAAGAAGGAGCTTCCTAAGGAGCTCCGGCAAGACCCGCCCATTCTGACGGTGCTGGGCAGAGGCCTGGTGGCCCTGGAGTCCCTGCTGGCCGGGGAGTCACTGGTGTCCACTGTGTGCAACTTTGGTGTGGTCCGCACCATCGAATCGGACAAGCTGACGTTTGCCAGG ACGCTAAGAAAACCGACGTCCTGCCGAGCGAAGACAACCACCAGCCCGAGCCGCTCACGGTGGAG GACAGTCATGCTGCGCAGGCTGGGCTGGCTGGTCCTCTACAGCCTGGCGGTGCCGCTGCTCAGCTGCCTGCTCTTCTTCAAGAAGGAGGCTATGCTGGCGGGGGGCCCTGTGGCCAGCCAGCCCTTCTGGGCCCCCCCAGGACACCGCCACAGCCAGTGTCTGCCCAACCACACGGTGGCTAACGCCTCCCTGTCCCTGCCCAGTCGCCACCGCCTCTTCTTGACCTACCGCCACTGCCGCAACTTCTCCATCCTGCTGGAGCCTTCGGGCTGTGCCCAGGACACCTTCCTGCTCCTGGCCATCAAGTCGCAGCCTGGCCATGTGGAGCGGCGGGCAGCCATTCGAAGCACATGGGGTCGGGCTGGAGGCCGGCGGCTGAAGCTGGTGTTCCTCCTAGGAGTGGCGGGACCTACGCCCCCGGCCCAGCTGCTGGCCTATGAGAGCCGGGAGTTTGATGACATCCTGCAGTGGGACTTTGTGCAGGACTTCTTCAACCTGACGCTCAAGGAGCTGCACCTGCAGCGCTGGGTGGCGGCAGCCTGCCCCCAGGCCCACTTGGTGCTAAAGGGAGATGACGGTATCTTTGTCCATATCCCCAATGTGCTGGAGTTCCTGGACGGCTGGGACCCAGCCCAGGACCTCCTGGTGGGAGATGTCATCTGCCAGGCTCTGCCCAACAGGAACACCAAGGTCAAATACTTCATCCCACCCTCCACGTACAGAGCCCGCCACTACCCGCCCTATGCTGGGGGCGGAGGCTACGTCATGTCCAGAGCCACTGTGTGGCGCCTGCGAGCAGCCGTGGAGGAAGCTGAACTCTTTCCCATTGACGACGTCTTCGTGGGCATGTGCCTGAGGAAGTTGGGTGTCAGCCCCACACACCACGCTGGCTTCAAGACATTTGGGATACAGCGGCCCCTGGACCCCCGCCTGTACAGAGGGCTCCTGCTGGTACACCACCTCAGCCCCCTGGAGATGCGGACCATGTGGGCGCTGGTGACAGATGAGGGGCTCAGCTGTGCCgctcccctgccccagccccgAGGGACGAGTTGA